AGCCAAAACGCTAAATTCAAAAAGATTTTCAGAAAAAACAACACTGATCGCAGAAAACATAAAACCCAAAAAAACACTGCCGACATCGCCCATAAAAATTCTGGCGCCAGGGATATTAAAGGGCAGAAATCCCAGACAAGCGGCAGCAATGGCAAAGCAGACCATCACCAGAGAATCATTTTTATCCAGCAACGCCCCATAAAGACCCAGAAGACTAAAACACACCATACCGCTAAGGCCTGCCATACCGTTAATGCCATCCATAAAATTATAAAAATTGGCCGTCCCGACAATAAAAACAAGACTGCAGGCAAACAACAGTAAAGCGACAGGGTGGTTACTGCCGCCCTGCGACGACAAAAACAGACCGGCACACAGGAAAAAAACCATCAAGCGTATGCGAGGAGAAAAATCACTGCGATCCGCAATGAAACCGGTGATAGCGATGCCGAGTGCTGACAACGACACTAAAAGAGGCAGATCGAGCCACAGATGGGAGAGAAAAAAGGCCAAGACAATTCCCAGCCCTCCCCCTTTAGGGGTAGGCTGCCGGTGGGAACTACGCTGTCCAGGGATATCAACCAGACCTAAGGACGTTGCATAGCGACAGACAAAAAACACACCGCAAGCGCTACACAGTACCGATACCAGGATAAGGATCATAACGATTTCTTCATCCCCACAACGTGTCTGACCATCTTCTCTATCCCCTGTTCGACAGAATACGGTGGTTGCCAGTGCAGCTGTCTTTTTATTTCACTGTTATCGACGACAAAAGAGGTAAAGAGTGGTTCCAGTTTATTGCCTTGAGCTCTTTCGATCAAACTCAGACAGCGGCCTGCAGCCTTTAACAGCATGCGCGGCAGAGGAATTTGAACGATTCTTTTGCCAAGATAGTACGCCATGAGATCGACAAGCTCTTCCAGTGAAAGACAACGGTCATCACAGACGGTAAAAACTTGCCCATTGCATGACGAAGATTCAATACAACAACACAAGGCATCACAGAGGTTATCAAGGGACACCAGACTGCGTTTAACACCAGGACGACAAACTGGAAAAGGTCGCCCCTGCTGCAACCAGTGCAACAATGAAAGCAAATTTCCTTTAACGCCTGCGCCATAAACCAGGACAGGACGTATAATGACCAATTCCATGTCGCTCTCAGCGGCAATCGCCTGCAACTGCTGCTCAGCAACACGTTTACTCACCCCATAGGGATTTGTACCCGGATCAGCAGCCTGGATCGTACTGACAAAGATCATCCGCTGGACGCCATGAAGAACGGCTTGCCGGGCAAGATGGACAGTGCCTTCAACATTGACCCGACGATAATCCTCTTCACCGGCACGACAATGAGCGATCCCGGCCAGATGAACAACCGTCTTCACATCGGCAAGAGCCTCTGTCCAATCCGAGTCAGGCCCGATATTCATAGCCAGACAGTTGTCGTCTTGAACTGGCGTTCGCTTCTGATGGACAAGTTGTTTCACCGCAAAGTTACGTTGAGCCAACAAAATGCAGAGTCCGCGACCAATAAAACCATCGGCCCCAGTAACTAAAATTTTACTCATGGACATCACCAGTTCCTGCCAACATCAAAACAACCTCAGCAAGGCCAGGAAAAATAACGCCACTCGGTCACGAAGAGAGCGGCGGCAGGCAAAGATTCTGCTGAGAATAAAACGCCGACACGCCGCCGCTTCGAGCTGAAAAGGGGCAGCAAAGGTTGGATGACAACGCATGCAGAGGCGGGCAATGCGTATCGTCTCGGCTCTGTATTTATGTGACATAACCATCTGCAGCCGCTTTAAAGACGCGCCAAAGCCCTGGTGAACTCCGGTATGGTTGTGTTCATGTTGCCGGTAAAGCAAACCGCTATGGGAATCAATAAACCAGCGATAACCACCTGCACGAGCATACGCATAAAACAACCAGTCATGAAAATAAATCGCCTCAACATCGGCATAATGCCGCTGTATATCTTGTTGCAGGGCCATTGCGAGTGTCTGATCCAACACATAGGTACATCCCGGCCCGGCGGCTTCAAATAAATAGTCGAAATCACGCTGCGGCTGGGCTTTATCAATCAGCGTACGGCGTCCATCCGGCCAGAATGCCGTAACATTACTCGAATAACCGGAATAACCTTTTTGCAAAACTTCGCACGCGCGCGACAGTTTGTCTAAAGACCAGATATCATCCTGATCAGCAAAGGAAACATAATCCGCAGCTGACAGATCAACCTGATGCAGCAGATGATAAAAATTCTTTGCCGCACAGCCAAAAGAACCCGCCAACGGTAAAACGTGCACACGAGCATCCTGTGCTGCCCATTCACGGCAAAGTTGCTCGGTATTGTCCTCCCCAGGGTCAATACTGATATACAGATGAACATTCACCTGACATTGATTCAAGATGGAGTCAATCTGTTCATTCAGCCAGCGACGACCTTGATAGGCGGCTAAAAGCACAAAAACATGTGGAAAGCGCATGAAAATACCTGATCAAGCGTTGACTCAAGACACCTGTAACGGCAATTCCCCTCTATTCAGTACAGCGACCAGAGGACAACACCGCTCATTTTACAGGTGACATCATCGACATCTTGCATCAAAAGTTGAAATGCTGCGGGAGAGCAGAATTCGCTTCCGTTGTGTTTATGACACGATAACGTTGTTTAATCGTACCAAGATTCTGGAGTGACAACAGATGAGCGTAAATAAGGGGCAAAAAACGACTATGCCGCACTTTTAAAAAGGATTCATCGTCAAGAGCTTCCAGCTTCTTTTCATCGACATGAAATAACCCCTCAACATTGATCACTCTGTTGTTCTTTTTCACTTCAATTTTAAGGGGCTGTAACAGATCCAGCTCTTCGATCAAAGCACAAAACTTTTTGCTGAATACGGCCTGTTTCTGACATTCTCCACAAAATGTCAGCATGTTCTGCAAAGGCTTGGAAAGCTTGTCATTGTCATCAAAAAAGGGTGTTCCACCGCTGTCACCAACCAACCCTGACTCTTCATCTATACACAGAACAAAACGGATGGCCTCCTTAGAATCTTGCTCTTTTTCTTGGGCCAGCATAAAGGGATAACGCCTGAACATTGCGGGGATATAACCGGTTCTCCAACCTTTATTGGCATCAACAAAAACATTTTTTTGAGGTTCAAACCCCAACAAAGCGCAAACAGTGATTTCACCCTCAGCCTGTTTGGCAAAAACAATCGGAAAAAACTGTGCTGCCGGAACGAATTCGGATACTAACAACCCGGCAAGATGCTGATTCGCAGCAAATTCCCAGGATGAGAGAGGCAATAAATGTTTCTGGCCATGTTTCTGCAACGTAACAGGTTGAATATTAGGCACTAATAGGCTCCTTTGAAAGTTTAACTATTTGAGAACAAGGTTGCGAAAATGTTTTTTAAGCACTCACTACAATACATTTCGTAATAACGCGATACGAAAAAGACACATGGCATTCTAGATACATGGCCAATTTCGTATCTTACTCTATCTGAGCAAGAAGCGCCATCAACAGCATCAATAATCATGAGGCATTGCCCATACACGAGCAACAGGGGAAGTTATCAGAAAAAAAAGAAAGGTTGTGTGTCCCGCCGGAGGAGTGAGAAGCCCCCCCCTCCGGCGAAAATTAAATTGCTCAGGCGCTATAACCCAAGACACCTTCATAAACGTAGCCAAGTTGACCCGTGAGGAGGATACCCTCTTCTGCACTGGCGCTATAAAAGTGTTCGCCGGTCTGCGCATTGTAATAGCGGCCAATAGCGTCATCAACCGCTCCACTTTCCGAGATCTGAAAGGCAATGCCTTCGTAAACATAACCACTGTCGGCATTATTCATCAGGCCTTCGGCTTCCGCCTGGCTTCCGGTAAAGAAATGATCGCCGTTAGACGCATTGAAGAAACGATACACATCAACGCTGTAGTCCGGATCAGCTTTGAACGCCGGGCCTTCAACAACCCAACCACTGTCATCGGCACTTAACGCTTCGATTTCCCCAGCCAGGGCACTATACATATGCAGCTGACTGACAGGGTTGTAAAAACGGATCACATCAACCGCTGGAAATCCAAGAATGCCTGGGGCTCCGGGATCAACGATAACACCATTCGCTTCACCGTCTGCATCAAACTCTCCACCGTCGGTAATCTGGAAATCAAGGCGTATTTTATCCCCTTCGACGACAACGGCGCCGCCGTAGTCACTGCTGGCTAAATTGACCCAGTTTCCTTCGGAATCCTGCTTCCAATAACCGTTAATTTCAAGACTGCCGTCCACATAGAGACTGAAGGTTTCAGTTTCACCAACATTTTCGACATCGGTGACGAAACTGATCAGGCCCAACGGCATGGAGAGTTCGTCGGGAAGTGCGTCAGGGGCATCAAGCTGGACGACATTCTGCAGTACGGCATGGTTGCCGTCACCGGTATCTTCTTTGCCGTCAAGGGAATCAGCAACAAGGGTAATGTAGGTCTGGATTGCATCGCCGTCAGTGGAGATATGGTCGGTTTCTCTGAACACGACAGAGGCGACATCGGCTTGCGCACTGTCCACCATGCCGTCGCCGTTGCCGTCGCCAGTCATTCCGTCATTATCAACAGGCGGAGCCAGGTCTTCATCAGCAGCCGGGGCTCCGTCACCGTCGTCATCGGGTTGAACGGGATCACTGCCTTCATTAACGTTGGCAATATTGATGCTCAAGGTTTGAACGTCGCTGGCACCATCACTGTCTTCGGCGGTGACACGAACGATATAGTTGTTATTGAGGCCGCTATCTCCCGGGTTTTCGTAGTCAGGAGCCTGAATAAAGCTCAGTTCACCACTGGTCGCATCAATCTGAAACAGATCAGCATCAATACCGCCACTGACCCAGTAAATAATGCTGTCGTTATCGGCATCGTGTGCCTGGACAGTTGTCACTGCAAGGGTGTTTTCGTTCACACTGAGAACGGCGTAGTCATTGCCACCGTCGCTAATAATTCGCGGTGCTTCATTGATCACGCTGATGGTAAGCTGCTGGATGTCGCTGCCTCCCTTACCATCGCTGGCCGTGACAATCACCTCGTAACTGTTGTCACTGTTGCTATCGACAGGATTGTCGTAATCCGGTGGGCTGATAAAGCTGAGTACGCCCGTAACCGAATCAAGGCTAAAACGGGTCTGATCATTGCCACCACTGAGGCTATAGGTGAGCTCATCTCCATCATCGTCTGTCGCGCTGACAGTGGTGACATAGATCAGATTTTCCGTCTGCCGGATCGAGGCGGTGTCATCGCCGCCATCACTGATGATCATTGGTTGCGTATTCAGCGTAGCTGTGATGCCATTGCCCGTCAGATCGGCATTGCCGCCACTCGCGTTCCACCCTGCTGCTACTGCCAGATTGTAAGTGGTATGATCTATCGAGGTTGTGCCGCTGTTGTTGACCAGGGCATCGACCCCAGCTTTATCCGTCGCTGAGAGCACCAAAGAAAACTCGGTTGCAGAACTGATATCCACGTCAACGGTATCGATTAATGTATAAGTTCCCCCTCCTTCACCGGTAATGGTGAACAGTGAGGCATCAATGTCGTTGCCATCTCCGGAAAGAGTTTGAAGGTCTGTTCCCGTGACAACGAATGTCCCGGTCTGCGTGCTGTAGGTTGCTGAGGTAATGGTCGGGGCAGCCAGATCCACTTCGAAGTTGCTGGCATCACTTGTTGCGCCACTACTTGCATCCTTGAGAGTCAGACTGAAGGTGTTAGTACCCCCAGTGTTGGACGTAAAGTTCAATGCACGGATCAAGGTTTGTACCTGTGCAGGGGTCGCATTACTGCCCAAATTGAAGATCAGGTTATTCGTCCCCTGACCATCACCTGAGGCATTGACACTTGCGATGGCAACTCCGTCAACAAAAATGATTTCACTTGCTGCAATGGTACCATCGGCATCAAGCGTACTGGTCCCGGAGGAGACCCCTGTAGAACCATTGCCGGTCAGGCCAAAGTTGCCAGTACCACTGGTTCTGGTGATCGTCAGGTTGCCGGTATTAAAATTGCTGCTGTCGGCATCGCTGACGGTCACGTCACTGCCGGAATCAACCAGGATGGCGTTACCGACAATACCGTTGACGCTGTCACCATCCAGATTGCTGACCAGCGGCGGATTGGGAGTAACGTCGATTGTAAAACCTGCCGAGGCATCCTGATCACCCCCATTGGCCGTACCATCAGCATCATTGAGGGTCACGGTGAACGTCCTGGCGCCCAAGGCACTGGGAGCAGAATAGGTCACTGCTTGCAGAAAGGTCTGAATGCGTGCTGAGGTTGCATTCGCGGTATCGAAATCAACCTGCAGCGAATTGCCTCCCTGGCCATCATTGGTTGCATGCACAGTGCCGATGACGACTCCGCCGACGGCAATGGTTTCGCCGGCGGCGACCGTCGCGTCTCCACCGGATGTCACCGTCGTGCCGTCCACCCCCCAACTGCCGTTGATCGTTCCCGAACCTTGGGTGAGGACAAGAGAGCCGCCGTTATAATCGGCTGAATCCGCGTTTGTCACCG
This is a stretch of genomic DNA from uncultured Desulfuromonas sp.. It encodes these proteins:
- a CDS encoding NAD-dependent epimerase/dehydratase family protein, which gives rise to MSKILVTGADGFIGRGLCILLAQRNFAVKQLVHQKRTPVQDDNCLAMNIGPDSDWTEALADVKTVVHLAGIAHCRAGEEDYRRVNVEGTVHLARQAVLHGVQRMIFVSTIQAADPGTNPYGVSKRVAEQQLQAIAAESDMELVIIRPVLVYGAGVKGNLLSLLHWLQQGRPFPVCRPGVKRSLVSLDNLCDALCCCIESSSCNGQVFTVCDDRCLSLEELVDLMAYYLGKRIVQIPLPRMLLKAAGRCLSLIERAQGNKLEPLFTSFVVDNSEIKRQLHWQPPYSVEQGIEKMVRHVVGMKKSL
- a CDS encoding SapC family protein, whose product is MPNIQPVTLQKHGQKHLLPLSSWEFAANQHLAGLLVSEFVPAAQFFPIVFAKQAEGEITVCALLGFEPQKNVFVDANKGWRTGYIPAMFRRYPFMLAQEKEQDSKEAIRFVLCIDEESGLVGDSGGTPFFDDNDKLSKPLQNMLTFCGECQKQAVFSKKFCALIEELDLLQPLKIEVKKNNRVINVEGLFHVDEKKLEALDDESFLKVRHSRFLPLIYAHLLSLQNLGTIKQRYRVINTTEANSALPQHFNF
- a CDS encoding glycosyltransferase is translated as MRFPHVFVLLAAYQGRRWLNEQIDSILNQCQVNVHLYISIDPGEDNTEQLCREWAAQDARVHVLPLAGSFGCAAKNFYHLLHQVDLSAADYVSFADQDDIWSLDKLSRACEVLQKGYSGYSSNVTAFWPDGRRTLIDKAQPQRDFDYLFEAAGPGCTYVLDQTLAMALQQDIQRHYADVEAIYFHDWLFYAYARAGGYRWFIDSHSGLLYRQHEHNHTGVHQGFGASLKRLQMVMSHKYRAETIRIARLCMRCHPTFAAPFQLEAAACRRFILSRIFACRRSLRDRVALFFLALLRLF